The Bremerella cremea sequence CGTGTCCACAAATACTACGACATCCTCTGGGCTTTTTCCTTTAGCCCTTAATGTTTGCCCGCAAACAAACATCGCAACCCCAGCATGGTGCAAATCACGAAGCAATTCTAAATTCGGATTGCTATCGGTTTTGAATTCAGACTGGTAAGCGGCTTCGTTCAGCACAGCCAATGTGGCCCCGCCATGAAACACCAGCGCGATCTCCGCATCGACTTTTTCTTTGCCGGCGCCAGCGTAGATATTAACATAGCGTGCGACCTTCTCGATTGCGGGATTTAACTTATCGGGCTCACTCGCTGCGGTAATATCGATCAGAATCTTAGTATTCGGACGTGGCTGTTGAGGAGCCTCAGGCAGTTGATAAACGCCCCCATGCCCTTGAATGGCAGGATAAATAACCTCGGTTTTCACCGCGACATCTTTGCCTGGAACCGGATGGTTCTTCATCGCCTCTTGAAAGCCGTGCTCCACGAATTTGGAAACAACCATCGCGTGGGCCTGGAGTAGCTTAGCCACGTACGGATCGTCGGAAGTCTCGGTCACCTGAACCCCCTTGTCCGTTTTCACAACGTTCATCTTGATCTTATCGGTATGACGGAAGAGTTCGTTGAACAAAGGGTCACGGCGCCGGATGGGGTTCGTCTTTTCGATTCGAACCTCCATCCAATGCACGTGCTCTTGGATCTTCGCTGCGACCTCTGGGTCGTCCGACTCGGTCAATGTTTCGACCCCGTTGGGTAAGTCTTTCACCGTCCGCTCGATCTTCGTGTGGTTCTCTAGGAGATAGTGAAACACTTCCATGTCAGCTGCCTGGCGAGAATCTGGGCCAGGCCCTTGACCTCTGCCTGGGCCACCTCCGCGTCCTCCTCGGAAGCCTTGCGCTTCCACAGAAGAAGACCAACCGACCGAACCTATCACGATTGCAGCGATCAATAGCCGAAACATTGTCCTAGCCCTTTCTTGATGAGGAAAGCACTGCCAATCTAGCCGAGGCAACCCATGGCAGCCTCGGCACGGAGGGTTAGAAAGTCTGACCAGATTAACCTTGGTGTGCCGCCTCAAAACCTTTGTGGTTGTCGTTCGTATCAGC is a genomic window containing:
- a CDS encoding DsrE family protein, with the protein product MFRLLIAAIVIGSVGWSSSVEAQGFRGGRGGGPGRGQGPGPDSRQAADMEVFHYLLENHTKIERTVKDLPNGVETLTESDDPEVAAKIQEHVHWMEVRIEKTNPIRRRDPLFNELFRHTDKIKMNVVKTDKGVQVTETSDDPYVAKLLQAHAMVVSKFVEHGFQEAMKNHPVPGKDVAVKTEVIYPAIQGHGGVYQLPEAPQQPRPNTKILIDITAASEPDKLNPAIEKVARYVNIYAGAGKEKVDAEIALVFHGGATLAVLNEAAYQSEFKTDSNPNLELLRDLHHAGVAMFVCGQTLRAKGKSPEDVVVFVDTAVSAFTTSVNLQADGFAYVPLAK